ccgtcggcgagagtggttgagtctatatgatatgcaaagatgtaggggaaggctgtgacactcaggtaattagtattatcacacctaaattttagtatgatgttgtgtgcaaaatgtggtgaaagtatgtttaaaaatttaaatgctaaggaaaaatggTTGTTTAAATAATtctaaattaataaaggtcctttaatGTTAAAAGGGTgaaaatgggaggtagaatttaaaagcatgagggttgttttgtaaaagtcaagaacttgtgtttaaatcgcaaatgtaggtgaaactacacatgggatgtaaatgtagtgcaatttttaaataggatttatgtaaagtttagaaactttgctaagttttatattaacttcaaatccttagctcttttgtgAATGCACCTCAAAGAAAAGTTGTACACTTTGAAAAACCctgcatttttgcttttgggcccgtCTCTaattgagcactggtttgaaagttaccagagcattacagtggggtccctgcacttttgagaTTTTGCAAATATtccctcatcttcttcctcgggtcccCGACCTCCTCTGTCTCTGCTGTGCGCGCGTGAtccaccaccgccggccgcttcccgagcCGCTGCAGGCCTGAGCCGCCCTCCTCTCGCCCACGTGTCGCCTTGCTGcctctcccaccgcccgcgccgcctccgctggcCTCTCTTCGTcctgccacgtcgggccgccggtcccgagcggccgccacgtgCACCCAAAGGGCACGACGGCGCCGCCAGTCGAACTGAGCTCGGCCTGTGcccgctctccctctccctctcttctacagagCAGTGCTCTCCTATAAAGCTCAACCCGAACCCCATCTCCTCGCTtgatttcctcttcttccccctcgcgaCCACCGAGCCAACTGCCGAGCTCCTCGCCGAATTCCTCCACGGTTGcttcaccccgcccaaattccagccctccaacgctccctcacctcctccgctagctccccgacctgctcTGGTCGAGCTTCCAGCCTTCCCTAGCCGGAATTGCCCCGACCCCGTGCCGCTCCTCGCCGGAGACGCCCGAGGaccgcctcaccgtcgacaacccTCCTCCACCACTTCCTCGGCAAATTTGAGTACGGGTATCGCACCCTTACCTCTCCCCGGTGCTTTTGCATGCCTTGCTTGCCcgtgttcaccggcccctcgccaGGAACACCAGCAcgccgtcgcggccgccgcccctcctcacCACCGGCCGTGTTCCACCCCTGCTCATCGAGCACATCCCCCTCCAACCAGCACCCCGTGTTCCATAGGTCATGCTGAGCCACCCCATCCTCGCCgggaacctcgccgccggtgggaacgtgccggagcaGATCGGCCGGTCGCCATCGGGAGCTGGCAGGGGCATATATGCGAATATTTTCCTGTTCTAGGGACCCATATGCAAGAAACTAAGCACCCCCCCTATAAAcattttgttatttcatgtgagcaaggctgccggcttgtaaaatcgatagaaaattgtaggaaaattcaaaaattgccaaaccagttttgttggaaagtAGAATTCAAACTCTAAAACTTTTATTAATGGAGTTTGGTAGGAAACTAAATtattttgaatctattttaaatttaaggtaaaagggtatattATGCAAAACTTCTGCATACTAGCTTTTTTTCtcgtgatttttggtatgtagcttctttggatcatgtgtaagctagtgtaaaaattttgtGCTCAGtgctattttgtagtttaagttcttttgaatttgtgcaaatcaaagttaaaagggtttgaatttagttaagcatattcctaaagcttatttatttagatctttttatcataatctaatatattgataattagttcataattagattttcaagactttataattctatttacctaagatttgaatttaaacttgaagtttgaattcaaattcaaatgttttagtttctgtttttagtAATTCCaatactataaccataacttaagtataaacggtaacttgagattaaacccccttgtttcatgagttcatgtgtgttaattattggattgcaactttatcgtgaaataaaatctttaactcaagcaccatctcacttaaatcattgcatactatgtagaatcgacgacgctcgacgacggagactatgagctagtcctggaacaagaccaagggttttctgaagactcgACAAACGccgccgagaatctaactgaagcactgaactaaagttcggaattctctgacactcctgcccccaaccccactcaagaaggcaagccctggtagataacccaatatttcaatttactacaattttatacttatatatcctatcttgcattaagtttaggagttgaaatggaaacctagatgcatgaatcctaggaacctatgtattgtgcctaagTTCTTATccaaatagatgctctgctaataggaccggcagaagtcgggtgatttcctgtcactcgcgcgatataagagttgaatgtttaccatttcgcaatcactataaggatcatggacggggtcatgtgcaataacatgacctggaactttgccccgtctgtgttgataaaagttgataaggtcgcagtgtgtggtagtggtggctaagcgtttgaaagtactagccacacgccgcgaaatatggtaagcggtaagcctagtacctgattggcccggcaaatggacatgtctccaccactcgattatttggtttctatggtacacacgcaccgatgtatgggagtacgttctgcgtagcagacaggagtacgatcatgtagtcacgctacagacgtatgtcctgcacaattgatgtgcgtatggtcctgcagtcgcttgtggtggccctgatccataacccggaatatgaaggaaacggttgcttcggaacgatctttggatgttccaagcgtgtgagttaggtttaccttgcaagggtgaaattcgattcagaatcgtccgtctctcgcggaaattgagactgcttattccttctgccacatagagcaagaactgtaactattgatggaataatcctgatgaatgctaatttctaccttacttgcttagtgtaggtgtttacctagaatggataatcaactagaatttggaagctaaatttgaaaatagatcatactctttgttgcttttcagctgaaaataaactcagaacctttgcaatgccttcatgagtctaattacgggctaagtatacccaatcccgggtaagccttgctaagtattagcatactcagtcttgctagtgaatttttcaggtataacctttgagaaccccacggatagctctgcatggccaacttctgttccgtttggctggtccatggagtgggatccgtccccagctggcagcgaccctcctgagtgacaccaggccttgggctgagcgtggtgtcaaccgTCGCGACTTGTGTAGTCGCGTATTTATTTTCCTTctgctgtgaacctggacaagttgtttagcttgtcactttaaacaatgtttgtataagtttatttaaagtttgaaatagtttgtaataacGTTTAATAATCTGTAATtgaaagttggtgagctattatGTGGTTGTGAACTTGCTTTCgcgcgagataaacctgcttcgatcctgttgaaccgtggttgtatcgggcggagacccgacagactaatgggttgttccgtttgaaatgCGTTGAGTTactatcggctgtatagcgatgactagcgcacttgagccggaataattcaggtggttctgccacagtgacGCCACCGAGatggtggccggagggcagagCGGGGGCGCACCTGCGATGAATAGCCACCGAGCTTCCCTACCCCACCCTCCTCTTCTAAAGTCGCCGGTGGCCACTGAACCCCGGCAACCCAACATCCCGAAGTCCCGAACTGTGACCACCACTACCCTCAACAAGGAAGATGAACGGGAACGGCAGCGCATGCGCGATGAATAGATTTGCCGCCCTAGCCCCCCTCAACAAGGAAGATGAACGGGAACGGCAGCGCGTGCGCGATGAATAGATTTGCCACCCTAGCCCCCCTATTGGCTTCATCCTGGTTCTCCTTATATccttcaaaaaagaaaaagagttATCCTTGTATCACTATGTGTTTTCCCTCATCGCACGACCGTCTATGTCATTTTAGTCGCAATACCTCTGCTATCTAACACACACATGCATGAATTACAGAGATACAGTTTGCTCAATCCCATATCTTCATTTTCCACCAACTAACACGAAAAAGTCAGCCTCTGCAAAGTACTTCAATATATCGTATCTTGAATAATATAAAAAATAAAGTTGATAGTAGACACCTGGAAATTGTATAATGATCACATTTAATTTTTTCGGGAGCGAAACTTATAGAATGATATGAATCAACGAACGAAGTATGTATTCTGTAAATTGAATGCATACATCGGCAGGTGCTCTTAAATTTACAAATCCCTCTCGAGTCTTAATGTTTTGATGCATTCTTGAGTTAAAGATCTAAGACCTAAAGTATCCTAGAAAGGGTTAAACAAATACTTGCTATCAGAAAAAGACCCAACAGAAAAGAACAtgaaacaaacaaacaagataGAAAAAACAGCAAAACGAAAGCAAGATCCTAATTTGTATCTCAGGGACATTTCACGTTCCTCCCTGGACCTCCGTAGTAGAAGTAGCTCCCCCAGTAGCTGTTCGACCCTCCCTGGATGTCGTAGCAGCCGGGATGGTCGGCGAGGAGCTTCAAGCTGGCCGCCGGGATAAGGTTGTTGTCCCAGTCCACCACCTGCAGATTCCGGAAGTAGGCGGCGCGGTCGAAGCCCTCGCTTGGGAAGTGGCCGCTGCCCATCTGCGTCGCCGTGTGCGACCCAGACGGCCGGGTGTTGACGACCTCGCCGCCGAACTGCACCATGCTGGCGTGGCGCGCTAGGTGGGTGAAGAGGTAGGACGGCCAGTACCCGACGACCAGGCCCGAGCCCAGCTCCAGCCACCAGTGCCCGTGCTTCGGATCCTGCACGCCGTGGGCCACTTGACGTCAGAGTGACGGCAACTGATAAACTTATGGACACATTTTACTGAATAATGCTTCTACTGTACTAAGTTCTTGAACATCGTGGAGCATTACAAGATTACTCACACCACGTTAGCTTTGCAACGGGAATTGACCAGTTACCTTCCATAGCATCAGAGTAATGTCAAACTGCCTGCCGTTGTACACCGATTCCGGGGTAATAGCTGCCCCAATTGCAATCTTGTTCGTCGTCTGCACGAATCCGCGGCAGTTGTGGTTGTAGCACCCGGTTTCTTGATACGCATCAGTCTACACGAATGTGCATTTGCTTAGGATTCTATGGTGGGCAAAAGATGTGACTGTCAATACTGCAATGCTTATTGATAACCACACTTACTGTCCAGTAGGTGAAGAATCTTGGGTTAGTGTCCCCATATAGCTCCGGACTTACCTATCGAAGCAGAACACTGATTAAGGGATTTATACTGCTAATATAATTATTTGATTATAGTGATGCAGCAATCTCTGTCTTGCATGCAAGGAAACATGACTACTTATTTTCCTTGGTTCAAATGTACCTGCCACCCAGCTTCGATGGTGTTAAGATCATTGCCAAAAGAGCCGGATATGACCCAGATCTGTGACAGGCTGAACTCAGATGGGTCACCTATCCTTGGTGACCACACATTAACACTGGCCTTGGCCCCATAGTACAGCTCAGAGTTCACATACCCAGCTGCATGCTGCAACCAGTGAAAACTCATTAGTAACATGTAAACCAAGAAGAGTTGCAGTGAGATTTGACTAGTTTAGTGAGTTTTAGTTGGCCGTACAGTACAAACACGACCAATTAAACGCTGTGGACACAAGACAAAGCAGTCGGTATTATAATGGCCAGGTCAAATGAGCTCATGATTCAAGAAGCGCTAACTTGCGCATATGGATTAGCTTAATGAAGCTTCTCTGCAGATGTAGAAAACAATTCTGTGTGCTTATTCCGAGCCACATGGGGGCTTGCTTGTAGTGTGTACCTTAGGCATCTCCTAGCTGGATATTAGACTTCTCGATGAATTGAATCGAGGTACTTTGAATCTGATATCTTAAACGAGAATCTTTTTCAACTCTGAACTTCTGCTGTTTTCCACTAACTTATCTCATGTGCTAACTTAGTACACGTCAAGGCCTTCAGTCATAGTACAGAGATTAGGTAATAGGACTATCAAGCTAAATGGAATCGATAACTACCACTGATGTAGATGAACATGAGCATTTTGCTTGAAGAGCACAGTTAACTAGTTGTCTAGTTAGTCCACTAGAAAGTTACATATTAGGATGTTCTCTAAATTGTGAAGAAAAAACAGAGGAAACTTCATCAATGTTAACGATCTTATAACAGAAAGTAACAAAGATGCTTTGTGTTAAAGTACTGTAACTAAATGATGTCAAATTTGGTCTAGAGCCTAGACAGCAGTCAAAGTTGATCTACAGAATCAACAATATTTGATTAGCTGACTGTTTACTACTGCAATTGATGAAGTCAAATATCTAGCCCTAAAGATGCCAATCGAAGCTTCAGTAGCTGCACTGGGAAATGAGCACTTAACGTTATGTAAACGCATGGTTCTTTGGAACCATTTGGCCTATCTGTTTAATGACAGGCCACTACATGTGTCGAGCCCATCCAAGAAATTTGAGAGCTTTGTCATTGACCTAGCAGCAAGCATCAAATCCTAACACGAAGAGAACTTATTTAATCACCTCTATAAGCATGGAAACTATGTTCCTGATTCAAAAAATAAACAACAGCAAGACCGAGATGAGATTGCACATGCGGCCACTTAAAACTGTGCTACTAGTAGTAGACAGGAGTCTAACCACTGCGCTGACCAGTGACTGAAATAGAGTATGTGTTTCAGTGGCCAGGTTGTGTAGGCAGGCAGAGGACATCTAGAAATATGTAAGATGCCAGTAGATCTAAAAAAAATCTGGACTACTGAAGAGACCAAAACCAGCCATTGATCCTAGCAGCAATGTAAAATTTCTCAGATGGATTTTTCCCAAGTGAAGCTTCTGTAGATTCATGCAAGTAGTAATTGTTGTGCTATCTTATTCCAAGTGCACGGGCTTCTCTTTTGTAACTTTTCTAGTTTTGGCACTTCAGGTTACTAATTTATCCCTGCACCAGAAACTTCTGTTTTCTTTCTTTCCATTTTTTTTAATGATACAATTGGGGAAGATGATGAATCCCAACTGTATAAATGCATACATTTGAGGAAATCTAATCCATGCTACTATATATTGGAGCTGCAATTTTGAGTAACAACTGAAATATTTTCTGGAGTAATTAACAATATGTGCATGCCATTGCACAACACTGGTAGTGCCATCTACCATGTCAGTAAGACAGTTACGAATTGATTGCATTATGGCATATATACCGTCTGTTACATAGAAAACTTTGCACAGAATTATTAATTCCTTTCCTATCTTTCTGTATGGTAATGGAGAACAAGGTTTGTAGGACCAACAAACCTCATGTCCACTGCTTGTGGAATCACGGCGAACACCCCGGCGCGCCGGCTTCCTGCCGTACCTCCTCAGGGAGCTTGCCCTGAGCAGATCCTTCTCCATCGTTCGCCGAATCGGCACGGTGCCTTCCGGGCACGCCTCGCCGGTGGCATGCCACGCCTGCACCACCACCTCGCCTCCTCTGCCGTTGCCGCTGCCGGTAATGGTGAAGTTGTAATTCTTGGGCCTCTCCGGTGGATCCTGTATGAACAAAAATTTGTTTTAATATAACATGTAAATTTATAAGCAAATGGCAAGTATAACGAAGCTATTGCTAGTGTTACCAGAATCTTTTGTCCTTTGAGCTTTGGGTGGTCAAATGCAGGCTGGAGGTGAGAGGGTACACAATCTATGATGTCATCATCCGGGCTCTGCCACAAGAATCAAACATGCAACCAAGTTAGCAAATCAAGAACCGCAAAGGGAGATCGAAAGGAGACCTAGCCAAACAAAGATGGAAGTTAGTTTCAGGTTATCAGCAGAGACCTTGATGGTCTTGAGAGACGGCTTGTTGAGCTTCCTGAGCAGAGCCCTGATCCTCTTGTACTTGAGCAGCTCCTTCCCCGGCCTCAGccttgcagcagcagcagcagtggcaTTGCCAGCATCGCTGCTCCCAGTCTTGGATGAGTCCAATGCAGCAGTAGGAGGAGACGCGAGCAACAGTATCAGCAGGAGGAGCAAGGGAACAAAGTAGAAGCTACCGCGAGAAGCCATGCCCCGTTTTGCTCCCGCAGCTGCTTGTCTGCTTCTCGCCGCGCGCTCACGGGCACACACTGGGAAAGCACAAGCAGTAGAAATAGTAATAGTGCGTGGTTGTCTTCTTCCTCCCTGGTGCCTTGCGAGCAAGCTTCCTCGTCCCTTGCGATTGTGTTTTGTGAGCGTCTTCTCTGGCTGTCCTTCCTCTCTGTGTGTGTCTATGGAGTGTGAATGTCTCACTTGTTACACCAGCAGAGGTGACCTCTTATATGCTGACTGCTGATCTTACCTTTGCCCTTTAAAACCATCCATGCGACTCTCCTtcaaaaggaaaataaaaaaaacagGGAAAAATTCAAGCGCGGGGCGAACTGCGAAGATCGAAGAGTAAAGTGCTGGAGTTCCCACACAAAGCGTTAGGTGCTATAGATTTATTGGTCTCGGTAAAACCCTGCAGCGCCAACCAAGCGTGCA
The genomic region above belongs to Panicum hallii strain FIL2 chromosome 4, PHallii_v3.1, whole genome shotgun sequence and contains:
- the LOC112888601 gene encoding uncharacterized protein LOC112888601: MASRGSFYFVPLLLLLILLLASPPTAALDSSKTGSSDAGNATAAAAARLRPGKELLKYKRIRALLRKLNKPSLKTIKSPDDDIIDCVPSHLQPAFDHPKLKGQKILDPPERPKNYNFTITGSGNGRGGEVVVQAWHATGEACPEGTVPIRRTMEKDLLRASSLRRYGRKPARRGVRRDSTSSGHEHAAGYVNSELYYGAKASVNVWSPRIGDPSEFSLSQIWVISGSFGNDLNTIEAGWQVSPELYGDTNPRFFTYWTTDAYQETGCYNHNCRGFVQTTNKIAIGAAITPESVYNGRQFDITLMLWKDPKHGHWWLELGSGLVVGYWPSYLFTHLARHASMVQFGGEVVNTRPSGSHTATQMGSGHFPSEGFDRAAYFRNLQVVDWDNNLIPAASLKLLADHPGCYDIQGGSNSYWGSYFYYGGPGRNVKCP